One Ogataea parapolymorpha DL-1 chromosome VI, whole genome shotgun sequence DNA window includes the following coding sequences:
- a CDS encoding putative steroid-binding protein 3, producing the protein MEQAMLVNNRRPQNVVDGVPRSSMSRALGESAFIDVRKEAPLPNNNRLHYGSQPGPYYPPPNYQGYQKPHPGAYQVPYQRHDMSMPMQPQVDYYGRPANMAPPKVFGEGASHSRRSSLVSNSSSSVNKFFKRGMKFGKDDDDDDGNGDADGDVEVEASASTVSFDDLQHIRGGGRYGNGSSALDTQPYIPTLSSRPRAPNGQLSNVQYRKQMTAQKKMVAAQLANANKGPPRAMSLEAGMMRYPRTMSMQSAGPGYMGPGPRMGYDPRAMSMQTRPPPFNNQFGGPDPSNGNPPKAMSMTSRFSNSPYRAPQGIAPQPTNYNGKVGPNPAAPNVGLEYPQSSQNMHIPPQMMRPGPGGPLGQQRAPSPYSQQPPTLRHPQPVAQQNIPQQEHPMTLNYSMPGPMQPIGAFESQTLPAFSGAAQAIPPVDQNATYIPMQNRQSAQQYTAAEPQIQEKALEGDTSSRPIGSINRASNSHIQQSQHEYEGTPAEVVSNSQEEGEVRPTSETTQVQATTFEYLPSDAPAPEPFQPAKKNNRGKLNRYVFADSDDEHDEGPVYQETELIKELPSGQEPLEKKNAKEEPVGVDTAKLLETPSSQRHSNDSRTYVDAGARSSLRSVFSTSTHNRSEHDRETRQASYHSEKAGSTSGGEPDSSMYSVTSSHESPEKQRVASSQVYQLANTSKTQQDVFTTATELPIDENEQDLEQPKVINDMDDYDTSKNNSYSTLNDFEAPQNVMEQGDSSSFDSISKTPDHTVITDDDTENKVKDQGFNSVRSDFIPKENFSEIRDLDNDSVRTTSALMSADKLNSASSSDTISPVMKDISTEDNKAPDGEDRSDDSSYSTQDRIVPPRDPGGHKEDPGLMYGYETQKSTVAEIPHVPEDPVPLAKAQEEIEVHQEHSVPTVRHYKSMLLPVENEEYSKKRQPTEHRSEEKKDGSDLGLTSNNSSASSKVRSRKPPPQPPAANKSPELETTKKSPFMGFREAFSRPVSAGNSPKLPNAKHFLKKISRRKRDEDGHTNASNQGDNSYKVIGSSTTSVQNSGYAHNYHGLTINLPSKDSDSTFKNKKLPKTPITPSDSLMNYRLTLNLANEENDYRLSRIIDMDLDEQSFTQNTSLDDINGFNTSTDFEKATPLANSSMTVDVEEEQAFVKQTRPSGPSGTEQMNGKLATPPRSKEEEDFNFTSPESGKTGKISLGEYPELATYQHMTSNESQHQDQPSNIKSSQYAYQAAKERSLAPPSSNLDARDRQMTPVSQQTDQSTSQTAVFKPEQLELFNSNQELFNELQIVSSELADSISREIRLQRKLEVNNIPIEGDVVSEESKIASLTQQLADERRKRFAVEEFLAQQYNKGFDVADLKNKVYNNSDMGYKVFKLTEENNLNKSKYEMMEQENSELKKRLEKLSSENKELIGTTIPKLKNQLEVAENSVSAATYDSLLKEIEQLKSEKLHLRSQLSSKGNIAELESQKEELREALKNVKAQKEMDLRICAERIRTLEAKVEKLTLTNERYIQRYGQIAADE; encoded by the coding sequence ATGGAACAGGCTATGCTCGTCAACAACCGCAGGCCCCAAAATGTTGTGGATGGGGTGCCTAGGAGCAGCATGAGTCGGGCATTGGGCGAGAGTGCTTTCATAGATGTTCGGAAAGAGGCCCCGTTGCCTAATAACAACAGACTCCATTATGGTAGCCAGCCGGGACCATACTACCCTCCACCAAACTACCAGGGATACCAGAAACCTCATCCGGGAGCATATCAAGTTCCATATCAGCGACACGATATGTCCATGCCCATGCAACCTCAAGTAGACTATTATGGCCGGCCGGCTAATATGGCTCCTCCGAAGGTGTTTGGCGAGGGAGCGTCACATTCGAGAAGAAGCTCGCTTGTGTCGAACTCTTCCAGCTCAGTGaacaagtttttcaagcgAGGAATGAAGTTCGGAAAagatgatgacgatgacgatgGAAATGGAGACGCGGACGGAGACGTGGAAGTCGAAGCCTCGGCGAGCACCGTCTCTTTTGATGACCTGCAGCATATAAGAGGGGGTGGAAGATACGGCAACGGCTCATCTGCTTTAGACACTCAGCCTTATATCCCCACGTTATCCAGCAGACCAAGAGCTCCCAACGGCCAATTGTCAAATGTGCAGTACCGTAAGCAAATGACCGcacagaagaaaatggtAGCTGCACAGTTGGCAAATGCAAACAAGGGTCCTCCGCGGGCAATGAGTCTGGAGGCAGGCATGATGCGGTACCCGAGAACGATGTCCATGCAATCAGCAGGTCCAGGATACATGGGTCCTGGCCCCAGAATGGGATATGATCCAAGGGCAATGTCCATGCAGACGAGGCCTCCACCATTTAATAACCAATTTGGTGGCCCTGATCCAAGCAACGGCAATCCTCCGAAAGCCATGTCGATGACCTCGAGATTTTCAAACTCGCCGTACAGAGCTCCACAAGGCATCGCTCCTCAGCCCACAAATTACAACGGAAAGGTGGgtccaaatccagctgctccaaatGTTGGCCTCGAGTATCCTCAAAGCAGCCAGAACATGCATATTCCACCTCAGATGATGCGTCCAGGTCCAGGAGGCCCACTAGGGCAACAACGCGCCCCAAGTCCTTACTCGCAACAGCCTCCGACACTGAGACACCCTCAGCCAGTCGCCCAACAAAATATACCCCAGCAAGAACATCCTATGACGCTCAACTACAGCATGCCCGGACCGATGCAGCCTATCGGCGCTTTCGAATCGCAAACCTTGCCAGCCTTCTCAGGCGCAGCGCAAGCCATCCCACCAGTTGATCAAAATGCAACGTATATTCCAATGCAAAATAGGCAATCTGCACAGCAATATACTGCAGCCGAACCTCAAATTCAAGAGAAAGCATTGGAAGGAGATACATCGTCTCGTCCTATCGGTTCCATAAACCGTGCAAGTAATTCACATATCCAACAATCACAACATGAGTATGAAGGTACGCCTGCAGAAGTTGTTTCAAATTCACAGGAGGAAGGAGAGGTCAGGCCGACCAGTGAGACTACTCAGGTTCAAGCAACAACTTTTGAATACTTGCCAAGCGACGCacctgctccagaaccGTTCCAGCctgcgaaaaagaacaaCAGAGGAAAGCTCAATAGATATGTGTTTGCTGACAGTGACGATGAACATGACGAGGGTCCAGTTtatcaagaaacagaactTATCAAAGAGCTGCCAAGCGGCCAAGAACCACtagagaaaaagaacgcGAAGGAGGAGCCAGTCGGAGTAGACACGGCAAAGCTTCTTGAAACACCGTCGTCTCAACGCCATTCCAATGATTCCCGGACCTATGTTGACGCTGGTGCTCGGTCGTCATTGAGATCGGTTTTCTCAACTTCTACGCATAATCGTAGTGAGCATGATAGGGAAACAAGACAAGCGTCGTATCATTCTGAGAAAGCTGGATCAACATCAGGAGGTGAGCCGGATTCGTCTATGTACTCGGTGACATCGTCGCATGAGAGTCCCGAAAAGCAACGCGTTGCTAGTTCTCAGGTGTATCAGCTTGCTAATACCAGCAAAACCCAGCAAGATGTTTTCACAACCGCTACAGAACTGCCAATTGATGAGAATGAACAAGACCTGGAACAACCAAAGGTCATTAATGATATGGATGATTACGATACAAGCAAGAACAATTCGTATTCAACTCTCAATGATTTTGAAGCCCCTCAAAATGTGATGGAGCAGGGTGAcagctcttctttcgaTTCAATTTCGAAAACTCCGGACCACACAGTAATCACTGATGATGACACTGAAAACAAGGTGAAGGACCAAGGATTCAATTCTGTTAGGTCAGATTTCATTCCAAAAGAAAACTTCTCCGAAATCAGGGATCTCGACAATGACTCAGTCCGAACTACAAGCGCTTTAATGAGTGCGGACAAACTTAACTCTGCCAGTAGTTCAGATACCATCAGTCCGGTTATGAAAGACATTTCAACCGAGGACAATAAGGCACCAGATGGCGAAGATAGATCCGATGATAGTTCATATTCAACGCAAGATCGAATTGTTCCGCCAAGAGATCCTGGTGGTCACAAAGAAGACCCCGGTTTAATGTATGGATATGAGACGCAAAAATCAACGGTTGCCGAGATTCCGCATGTTCCAGAAGACCCTGTGCCCCTTGCCAAAGCACAAGAGGAAATCGAAGTCCATCAAGAGCATTCTGTTCCCACGGTTAGACATTACAAATCAATGCTGTTGCCTGTTGAGAATGAAGAGTATTCGAAAAAGCGACAACCTACGGAGCACAGGAGtgaggagaaaaaagatgGTAGCGACTTGGGCCTCACGTCCAACAATTCATCAGCGTCGTCAAAGGTTCGCTCAAGAAAGCCACCTCCTCAACCACCCGCAGCCAACAAATCCCCGGAGCTTGAgacaacaaaaaaatcgcCATTTATGGGATTCAGAGAAGCATTCTCAAgaccagtttctgctggaaaCAGCCCAAAGCTGCCTAATGCTAAGCACTTCCTGAAGAAGATTTCCCGAAGGAAGCGCGATGAGGACGGCCATACGAATGCTTCGAATCAGGGTGATAACTCATACAAAGTAATAGGTTCTTCAACGACCTCTGTTCAAAATAGCGGTTATGCTCACAATTACCATGGACTCACAATTAATCTACCTTCAAAAGATTCTGATTCCActttcaagaacaagaagctgcctAAAACTCCTATCACTCCTTCGGATTCGCTCATGAACTATAGATTGACATTAAACTTGGCTAATGAGGAGAATGACTACAGGTTGAGTAGAATTATTGACATGGATCTTGATGAGCAGAGTTTCACTCAAAATACGAGTTTGGATGACATCAATGGATTCAACACCAGTactgattttgaaaaggCCACCCCTCTTGCGAACTCAAGCATGACCGTGGATGTCGAAGAGGAGCAGGCATTTGTCAAACAAACTCGACCTAGTGGACCTTCGGGTACGGAGCAGATGAATGGGAAATTGGCAACGCCTCCTCGGAGtaaggaagaggaggattTCAACTTCACATCTCCAGAATCAGGAAAAACAGGAAAGATTTCTTTGGGAGAATATCCTGAACTTGCCACTTATCAGCATATGACGAGCAACGAGAGCCAGCATCAGGATCAACCATCGAATATCAAATCGTCTCAGTATGCTTACCAGGCTGCCAAGGAGAGATCACTAGCGCCCCCTAGCTCAAATCTTGACGCAAGAGATAGGCAGATGACGCCTGTTTCACAGCAAACAGATCAATCGACAAGCCAAACTGCAGTCTTCAAACCAGAACAATTGGAGCTTTTTAATTCGAATCAGGAATTGTTCAACGAGCTTCAAATTGTTTCCAGCGAGCTGGCCGATAGCATATCCAGAGAGATCAGACTTCAGCGCAAATTGGAAGTGAACAATATCCCGATTGAGGGAGACGTGGTGTCCGAAGAGTCAAAGATTGCAAGTCTTACGCAGCAACTGGCGGATGAAAGACGCAAGAGGTTTGCTGTGGAGGAGTTCCTTGCCCAGCAGTATAATAAAGGATTCGATGTTGCGGATCTCAAGAATAAGGTGTACAATAACTCAGACATGGGCTACAAAGTGTTCAAGCTGACTGAAGAAAACAATTTGAACAAATCGAAGTACGAAATGATGGAGCAAGAAAATagcgagctcaaaaagagGCTAGAAAAGTTGAGCAGTGAAAACAAGGAGTTAATTGGCACGACCATTCCGAAattgaaaaaccagctggaGGTGGCTGAGAATTCAGTTTCTGCGGCTACTTACGACTCCCTTTTGAAAGAgattgagcagctcaagtCTGAAAAGTTGCATTTGAGGAGCCAACTGAGCTCGAAGGGCAACATTGCAGAGCTTGAGtctcagaaagaagagttGCGTGAGGCCCTCAAGAACGTgaaagctcaaaaagaGATGGATCTAAGAATATGCGCAGAGAGAATTCGTACCTTGGAGGCCAAGGTCGAGAAGCTAACTTTGACAAACGAACGGTATATTCAAAGATACGGACAGATTGCGGCTGATGAGTGA
- a CDS encoding ATP-dependent RNA helicase HAS1 yields the protein MAKRSHGKVAKNPQQSKRQRVEKEEIEENTDSLVTEINNEYNDVEALLEKDSESEKEEDEKENAHSSESGEEEEEEEQEEEEEEEEEEEEGEEEREEESDRSDRLQIKENPEDFADLHLSEPTMKGIQDMGFTKMTEVQARTIPPLLAGKDVLGAAKTGSGKTLAFLIPAIELLYSLKFKPRNGAGAIVITPTRELALQIFGVARELMAHHSQTLGILIGGANRRQEAEKLAKGVNLIIATPGRLLDHLQNTKGFIFKNLKTLIIDEADRILEIGFEDEMKQIVKILPNEKRQSMLFSATQTTKVEDLARVSLNKAPLYINVHQDRETSTADGLEQGYVVCDSDKRFLLLFSFLKRNLKKKVIVFLSSCNCVKYYSELLNYIDLPVLDLHGKQKQQKRTNTFFEFCNAKQGILICTDVAARGLDIPEVDWIIQFDPPDDPRDYIHRVGRTARGSKGKGKSLMFLTPSELGFLRYLKAAKVPLNEYEFPANKIANVQSQLEQLVKNNYWLHQSAKDGYRAYLQAYASHHLKTVYQVDKLDLVKVGKSFGFPVPPKVNITIGSSLSKKKK from the coding sequence ATGGCTAAACGTTCTCACGGAAAGGTGGCTAAGAACCCGCAACAGTCCAAAAGACAACGCgtggagaaagaggaaaTCGAGGAAAACACTGATTCTCTTGTTACTGAGATCAATAACGAGTATAATGATGTTGAAGCGCTTCTAGAGAAAGACAGCGAAAGCgagaaggaagaggacgagaaggaAAACGCGCACAGCAGTGAGTCTGgggaagaggaagaagaggaagaacaagaagaggaagaggaagaagaagaagaggaagaagaaggagaagaagaaagagaggaagAATCTGATCGTTCTGACAGACTAcaaatcaaagaaaaccCTGAAGATTTTGCCGATCTTCATCTGTCTGAGCCAACTATGAAGGGAATTCAAGACATGGGATTCACAAAGATGACTGAAGTTCAAGCCAGAACCATTCCACCACTTCTGGCCGGAAAAGACGTGCTTGGAGCTGCCAAGACAGGTTCCGGTAAGACTCTGGCTTTTTTGATTCCTGCCATTGAGTTGTTGTACTCGCTCAAGTTCAAGCCTCGTAACGGAGCGGGCGCCATTGTCATTACACCAACTAGAGAGTTGGCTCTCCAGATTTTTGGTGTTGCTCGTGAACTAATGGCACACCACTCTCAGACTCTAGGAATTCTTATTGGTGGTGCAAATAGAcgtcaagaagctgaaaaattagCAAAAGGTGTGAACTTGATCATTGCCACTCCAGGAAGATTGCTGGACCACTTGCAAAATACGAAGGGATTTATTTTCAAGAACTTGAAGACATTGATTATAGACGAAGCAGACAGAATCCTGGAAATTGGATTTGAGGATGAAATGAAGCAAATAGTGAAGATCTTACCTAACGAAAAAAGGCAATCCATGCTGTTTTCTGCAACGCAGACAACTAAGGTTGAGGATCTGGCTAGAGTGTCTCTTAACAAGGCACCTTTATACATCAACGTTCACCAAGATAGAGAGACTTCAACTGCCGATGGGCTGGAACAGGGATACGTCGTTTGCGACAGCGACAAACGGTTCCTGCTCTTGTTCTCATTCCTCAAGCGGaacctcaagaagaaggttATTGTTTTCCTGTCGTCTTGTAACTGTGTGAAATATTACAGTGAGCTTCTGAATTATATTGATTTACCAGTTTTGGATCTCCACGGGAAGCAGAAGCAGCAAAAGCGCACTAACACGTTCTTTGAGTTTTGCAACGCCAAACAGGGAATTTTGATCTGTACGGATGTGGCTGCTAGAGGTCTTGATATTCCAGAGGTCGACTGGATCATTCAATTCGATCCACCTGATGATCCTCGTGATTACATCCATCGTGTTGGTCGGACTGCTAGAGGAAGCAAAGGAAAGGGTAAATCGCTGATGTTTTTGACTCCTTCAGAGCTAGGATTCCTGAGATATCTGAAAGCTGCCAAAGTTCCTCTCAATGAGTACGAGTTCCCAGCCAACAAAATTGCCAACGTGCAATCTCAATTGGAGCAGCTTGTCAAGAACAACTACTGGCTCCACCAATCTGCTAAAGATGGGTACCGAGCATATTTACAGGCATATGCGTCTCACCATCTAAAGACGGTGTATCAGGTTGACAAGCTAGACTTGGTGAAAGTTGGCAAATCGTTTGGATTTCCGGTTCCTCCAAAAGTGAATATAACTATCGGCTCGAGtctttccaaaaaaaagaaatgA
- a CDS encoding Transcriptional regulator MET32 produces the protein MSNQSSDIQRFLIELINSSKPKVSPNRAIRFPVEPMTDEDLEFFKLANEVVKKHQYRIDPTIRDILNRLQYAHSPHGGLPIAREYLGAQANGLIGQREFPSAAEMEPRGSRSSEMFPHLDQDVFKRQQQYHNGQVGSSLYAQQAESQNTELISQLAASIKSMDPVAQQELLQKLSGAMSTNGSSQSPNSSSTHPQQLPLLQGLGFLGTAQNTRENERVPNSNHSTATTPEPQPKSHVCGTCSMTFKRSSDLKRHEKIHLEVPPNICPQCQKGFARKDALKRHIDTLTCKRNRERLLSKLNEENLSDSE, from the coding sequence ATGAGCAATCAGTCATCAGATATTCAGCGATTCCTGATCGAGTTAATCAACTCATCAAAGCCGAAGGTGTCGCCCAACAGGGCCATCAGGTTCCCTGTCGAGCCCATGACAGATGAAGATTTagagtttttcaaacttgCCAATGAAGTGGTCAAGAAGCATCAGTATCGCATAGACCCTACCATCCGAGACATCTTGAACAGGCTTCAATATGCACACTCGCCACACGGGGGTCTTCCTATCGCGAGAGAGTATTTGGGTGCGCAGGCAAACGGGCTGATTGGCCAACGCGAGTTCCCGTCGGCTGCAGAGATGGAACCGAGAGGAAGTCGCAGCTCGGAGATGTTCCCTCACTTAGACCAAGATGTTTTCAAACGCCAACAACAATACCATAACGGTCAGGTGGGATCCTCTTTGTACGCGCAACAAGCAGAATCACAGAATACAGAACTTATAAGCCAACTAGCTGCCAGCATCAAGAGCATGGACCCTGTGGCACAGCAGGAGCTACTGCAAAAGCTCTCCGGAGCGATGTCTACGAACGGGTCATCACAGTCACCTAACTCGTCATCTACGCATCCACAACAACTGCCGCTGCTTCAGGGACTCGGATTCCTGGGGACGGCTCAAAACACTAGGGAAAACGAACGGGTTCCGAATTCCAACCACTCTACGGCGACAACTCCCGAGCCACAGCCAAAAAGTCATGTTTGCGGAACATGCTCCATGACGTTCAAGCGCTCGTCGGACCTCAAAAGACACGAGAAAATCCACTTGGAGGTGCCTCCGAACATCTGCCCGCAGTGTCAGAAAGGGTTTGCTCGCAAAGACGCATTGAAACGACACATAGACACGCTGACATGCAAGCGCAACAGGGAGCGTTTATTGTCGAAGCTTAATGAGGAGAACTTGAGCGATTCAGAGTGA
- a CDS encoding putative secreted protein: MLGYKILAAATFLLALAPARPVGDDWQSETTSTAYVTVTAPKHPSSTHSSDNEVGSTTKTSDCEESSSTPVTSHSSSLTSIVTVPSSHSSVITSTSSEPPTTWTTVITTGGSTVTTGCVITTQTFEEFTTVFTTYCPLPSTTTHSIETPSSVPPHSSVVPPPASSSILSESSPAVPVVSSSYPPPFSVTSGTSTSVITTVTPVSSTKVVSSWSGSPPVFTAVPGNSTSIHTLPSGSSVAIETNLHAGAAGLNVGLQSTYAFVLALMVAFA; the protein is encoded by the coding sequence ATGTTGGGATACAAGattttggctgctgctaCTTTCCTGCTGGCTCTTGCTCCAGCTAGGCCTGTTGGTGACGATTGGCAATCGGAGACAACCAGTACTGCCTACGTGACAGTCACTGCTCCAAAACATCCTTCGTCCACCCATTCCTCCGACAACGAGGTGGGTAGCACCACCAAGACCTCGGACTGCGAGGAGTCTAGCTCGACTCCCGTCACCTCGCATAGCAGCTCTCTCACCTCTATTGTTACGGTGCCTTCCTCGCACAGCTCTGTAATTACAAGCACCAGCTCAGAGCCTCCAACCACGTGGACCACGGTCATTACCACGGGAGGATCCACGGTCACCACCGGATGTGTGATCACGACACAGACATTTGAGGAGTTTACCACAGTCTTTACCACTTACTGTCCGCTgccatcaacaacgacTCACTCCATTGAGACACCGTCCTCTGTTCCTCCTCACTCATCCGTGGTTCCACCACCTGCCTCATCGTCCATCCTGTCCGAGAGCAGCCCAGCAGTTCCGGTTGTCTCCTCTAGTTATCCTCCTCCATTCTCTGTGACGTCAGGAACCTCGACATCAGTTATCACGACCGTGACGCCGGTTTCTTCAACTAAAGTCGTCTCTTCCTGGTCCGGATCACCACCTGTCTTTACTGCTGTCCCAGGTAACAGCACTTCTATTCACACTTTGCCAAGTGGGTCTTCAGTTGCTATCGAGACCAACCTACACGCCGGTGCCGCGGGCCTCAACGTCGGCTTGCAGTCGACCTACGCTTTCGTCCTTGCCTTGATGGTGGCCTTTGCTTGA
- a CDS encoding Adenylosuccinate synthetase, with the protein MADVVLGAQWGDEGKGKLVDILCDDIEVCARCQGGNNAGHTIVVGDKKYDFHMLPSGLVNPKCVNLVGSGVVVHIPSFFEELSKIEEQGLDCKNRLFLSSRAHLVFDFHQRVDKLREAELSTNKKSIGTTGKGIGPTYATKVSRSGIRVHHLVSDEPNSWNEFETRLRRLVDTRFKRYGEFDFDVEAEIAKYKDLREKIKPFVVDSVQFMHEALEKKKKILIEGANALMLDIDFGTYPYVTSSNTGIGGVLTGLGIPPQSIKNIYGVVKAYTTRVGEGPFPTEQLNEVGEKLQDIGHEYGVTTGRKRRCGWLDLVVVKYSCLINGYTSLNITKLDVLDTFKEIKVAVGYSYKGKKLESFPEDLYVLEKVDVDYVTFPGWNQDITTVKTYDALPENAKKYLKFIEDFLGVPVQWVGTGPGRDSMLEKRS; encoded by the coding sequence ATGGCTGACGTCGTACTAGGTGCCCAGTGGGGTGAtgaaggaaaaggaaaatTAGTGGATATCCTCTGTGACGACATCGAGGTTTGTGCCAGATGCCAAGGAGGAAACAACGCCGGCCACACCATCGTTGTTGGAGACAAGAAGTACGACTTTCACATGCTCCCATCCGGACTTGTGAATCCGAAGTGTGTCAACCTGGTTGGATCTGGTGTTGTTGTGCACATCCCTTCATTtttcgaggagctgagcaagatcgaggagcaAGGTCTCGACTGCAAAAACCGTCTCTTCTTATCTTCTAGAGCGCACTTGGTGTTCGACTTCCACCAACGTGTTGATAAACTTAGAGAGGCGGAGCTGTCCACCAATAAGAAATCCATTGGTACCACTGGTAAAGGAATCGGGCCAACGTATGCCACGAAAGTGTCCAGATCTGGTATTAGAGTTCACCATCTTGTTAGTGACGAGCCAAATTCGTGGAACGAGTTCGAAACTAGATTGAGAAGACTCGTGGATACTCGTTTCAAAAGATATGGCGAGTTTGACTTTGATGTCGAAGCAGAGATTGCCAAATACAAGGATCTGcgtgaaaaaatcaagccCTTCGTGGTGGACTCGGTCCAGTTCATGCACGAGGccctggaaaaaaagaaaaagatcCTTATCGAGGGTGCGAACGCTTTGATGTTGGACATTGACTTTGGAACCTATCCTTATGTGACGTCTTCCAATACCGGCATCGGGGGTGTGCTGACAGGACTTGGTATTCCTCCTCAGAGCATCAAGAACATTTACGGTGTGGTTAAGGCCTACACCACCAGAGTCGGTGAAGGACCATTTCCTACCGAACAATTGAATGAGGTCGGCGAGAAGCTGCAGGATATTGGTCACGAGTACGGAGTGACGACTGGACGGAAGAGAAGATGCGGATGgctggatcttgttgtGGTCAAGTACTCGTGTCTCATCAACGGATACACTTCCTTGAACATTACCAAGCTCGACGTTTTGGACACtttcaaggagatcaaagTTGCTGTTGGATACAGCTACAAGGGCAAAAAGCTCGAATCGTTCCCCGAAGACTTGTACGTTCTGGAGAAAGTGGATGTTGACTATGTCACTTTCCCGGGCTGGAACCAGGACATCACCACTGTTAAGACCTACGACGCCCTACCTGAGAATGCCAAGAAGTATCTTAAGTTCATCGAGGACTTCTTGGGAGTTCCTGTCCAGTGGGTTGGAACTGGTCCAGGTAGAGATAGCATGCTGGAGAAACGTTCGTAA
- a CDS encoding Subunit beta1 of the nascent polypeptide-associated complex (NAC) involved in protein targeting, producing the protein MPIDPEKLAKLQKASAKKVGGQRIKAKKVNKSAEADDTQLQNTLKKLNAEVLTGIEEANFFKEDGKVLHFNRVGVQAAAAYNTYTFSGFAQEKTLPELIPNILPQLGAENLSMLQKLAEQFQGSQAGAAPAAKEEEDVPELTEGETFENDVE; encoded by the coding sequence ATGCCAATTGACCCAGAAAAGCTCGCAAAGTTGCAAAAGGCCTCCGCCAAGAAGGTCGGTGGACAGAGAATCAAGGCAAAGAAGGTCAACAAGAGTGCCGAGGCCGATGACACCCAGCTACAAAACACCCTCAAAAAGTTGAACGCTGAGGTTTTGACCGGTATCGAGGAGGCCAACTTCTTCAAGGAGGACGGCAAGGTCTTGCATTTCAACAGAGTCGGTGTtcaggctgctgctgcctaCAACACCTACACTTTCAGCGGTTTCGCTCAGGAGAAAACTTTGCCAGAGTTAATACCAAACATTTTGCCGCAATTGGGTGCCGAGAACCTCAGCATGTTGCAAAAGCTTGCTGAGCAATTCCAAGGAAGCCAAGCTGGCGCTGCTCCTGCAGccaaagaggaggaggacgtTCCAGAGCTGACTGAGGGCGAGACTTTCGAGAATGATGTTGAGTAG
- a CDS encoding GTP cyclohydrolase 1, whose translation MSDNQDHRSHLPPSPLSQPLTGSERDSDTPKATLAPVHPKPVREPYYKRLNTPLNTRPASPYTLNPPIDSDGLSWPSLGARARIESNEEEAKAREDRIAEAVKTILTELGEDVNREGLLETPHRYARAMLFFTKGYEENIKDVIKRAVFEEDHDEMVIVKDIEIYSLCEHHLVPFFGKVHIGYIPNKKVLGLSKLARLAEMYARRFQVQERLTKQIAIALSEILQPRGVAVVIEATHMCMVSRGVQKSGAITSTSCMLGCFRAQQKTRDEFLTLLGRR comes from the coding sequence ATGAGCGACAACCAAGACCATAGATCCCATCTGCCACCTTCCCCGTTGTCACAGCCGTTGACAGGAAGCGAAAGAGACTCTGATACTCCCAAAGCTACTCTGGCTCCTGTGCATCCTAAACCTGTGCGAGAGCCTTATTACAAACGGTTGAACACACCTCTAAATACCAGACCTGCTTCTCCATACACCTTGAATCCCCCTATAGATTCGGACGGCCTTTCATGGCCTTCCCTTGGTGCAAGAGCGCGGATTGAATCCAACGAAGAGGAAGCCAAAGCCAGAGAGGATAGAATAGCAGAGGCCGTCAAGACGATATTGACTGAACTTGGAGAGGATGTAAACCGCGAGGGTCTGCTTGAGACTCCCCACCGGTATGCAAGAGCCATGcttttcttcaccaaagGCTACGAGGAGAATATAAAGGATGTTATCAAACGTGCTGTTTTCGAGGAAGACCACGATGAAATGGTGATAGTCAAAGATATTGAAATCTACTCGCTATGTGAACACCACCTAGTTCCGTTCTTCGGCAAAGTCCATATTGGATACATTCCTAACAAGAAAGTTTTGGGGTTGAGCAAGCTTGCAAGACTGGCTGAAATGTACGCTAGACGATTCCAAGTCCAGGAAAGACTTACTAAGCAAATAGCTATTGCCTTGAGTGAAATTCTTCAGCCAAGGGGAGTTGCCGTGGTTATAGAAGCCACCCATATGTGCATGGTGAGTCGTGGAGTGCAGAAAAGTGGAGCCATCACTTCCACTAGTTGCATGTTGGGATGTTTCCGCGCCCAGCAGAAGACCCGAGACGAGTTTCTTACACTTTTAGGAAGAAGGTAA